Below is a genomic region from Triticum dicoccoides isolate Atlit2015 ecotype Zavitan chromosome 5A, WEW_v2.0, whole genome shotgun sequence.
GGTCAGATTAAGTAATGAACCTGACCGTGTTATTAGCTGGCCTGCACTTGTTCGGACCTACTCTCATGTACAGTAGTACTCTACAGCTTACTTCCAATCTCGACTTGACGGTTGTGATACGCCCGCGTTGGGCATTCTCCTCCCCTCTCTCGAGCGTTTTCTCAGTACCGCCGGCCTCCACTCCTTCCCGGATCGGCACCGTCCACCGCCACTCCAGCCAAGCCACCCACCGCCGAAAAATCAGAACCGGTCGACCTTACATAAACGCTTCCTTAACACCCAATTTTCCCACTAAAATAAGACATCAATTGGAGacggaaaaaaaattatatgagaccgggTCTCACGGTTAGCGGATGGGGTAGATGTTTTATGATTATGAATGccatgtgtcatccatcaggatggatcTCACATGAGATCTGGTCTTGTAAAATTCTTTTTCCCGGATCGGCATTGTCCACCGTCTTTGAGCTGAAAACACTAGCAGCCGGAGCAGCAACTCGTGTAGCAGAAGCAGCGCCTTGCTCTTGCCAAAGACACTTTTGGTGTGAAAAAATTTATAACATCCATTTTTCCTGCCTTAAAATAAGGCAGCTATCGGAGATGGTATTAATTCCCTTCCCGGATCGGCAGCCTCCACCGCCACTCCGCCCAAATCGAGCACCTCCACAGCCACTCTATATTTCCAGCCAAGCCGTCCGCCTTTCGCCGCCCCAAAATCCAGCCatcttctcccctcctcctccgccgctgcgGCCGACCCCGATCGACGGAGATGCGGAAACACCACCGAGGTCTAGGATCGGTGGCTGCCCCTgccctgctcctgctcctgctacTCGCCCTCGTCCTGCCGTCTACTCAGACCCAGTCCCAGAAGCAGAGCGCGCGAGAGACGGCTGCCATGGCGGCGGAACCCGCGCGGCGGCTGGCGGGAGGCATCGTGGAGTCGCCGGGGCGAGAGAACGATCTCTACATCGTCGGCCTCGCCCGCTTCGCCGTCTCCGAGCACAACAAGGAGGCCGTAAGCCCTCGGCCCACCACCGCTCCCCCCTTCCCTTGTTGAATCTGCATTCCCGTGTTCGACAAAGCAGTATAGGAAAGTAGTATTTGCATTGGTCTAATCTGAATTCACTGATGCAGAATACTCCGCTGGAGTTGGAGAAAGTGGTGAGGGTCAAGGAGCAAGCTGTTGCTGGCAGGCTCTACTACATCACAATCCAGGTCGATGAAGGCGGGGCAAAGAAGCTGTATGAAGCCAAGGTGCTGGAGCAGCTGTGGCTGGATGTCAGGAAGCTCGTGGAGTTCAGGCCGGCAGAGGGCGCCTCTCCCAACGTTTAAGGTtaaaaaaatgcatctatttcatgCATCAAAAGTATTCAAGGCTGTCACTCGTTTCAAGACCTAGCGCCGCCGCGTCCCATCCCCTGCCCTCCGAGCTGCCTGCCCTCCCAGTCTCGCCGCCACCCGAGGAGGCCGCCGGCGAACGCCGCGCACGCTccgaggaaggtggcggcggggcgcctCTGCTGCATCTCGCGGCCGCTTCGCCAGAGGAGGGGCGGAGCCGTCGTGTTGGATCTGGGGTCTATCCTCCGGGGCGTGCGAAGGCGTGGTGGCTCGGGGGCGTCGGCTGCTGGTGCTGCTCCCGGGCGCTCAGTTGGCCGCGGTCGGCTGAGTCGCGTATGGATCTGGCTACCAGGGGCGNNNNNNNNNNNNNNNNNNNNNNNNNNNNNNNNNNNNNNNNNNNNNNNNNNNNNNNNNNNNNNNNNNNNNNNNNNNNNNNNNNNNNNNNNNNNNNNNNNNNNNNNNNNNNNNNNNNNNNNNNNNNNNNNNNNNNNNNNNNNNNNNNNNNNNNNNNNNNNNNNNNNNNNNNNNNNNNNNNNNNNNNNNNNNNNNNNNNNNNNNNNNNNNNNNNNNNNNNNNNAAGTGGGATCATCCAGATCCTGGCAAGGACGGCGGCGACCCGTGCATGAGAGATAGAGGTCTTCGatcagatctgggtgaaaacctacTATTGGCTACTGCCAAGGCCGACGATGGCGATGCTGAAGGCATCGCCGtgaagaagttcaaggccactctctgctacctccaggggaaaccctagatcagtagatcggatgacggcggctctcTGGTGTCGTTTTCCCCCATGGGGGCGTCATTTTTGGAGGTGCACACGGGCTCGAGGGACTAGAGGACGGcgactttggtggagcggtgcttcatctttcaCATTGATGGTGGTGGATCTCGGCGACGTGGTGCTGTTGAGACTCGGCGtttgatgcgcggagatggactcgtgcaggaggaggttgctgtctggcgtcatggtgacgtcgatggctgagtgggcagacaaggtagaagcctcaatttgACCTGAAGACAgacatgtggaagatggcggcgacgacacacgagtgtgtctgaccggattgtgttccagacccggtatgtggctcggctggggcttccgaatatGTTTCGGCGTCTGGCTTTTgattgttaggcttaggtgagtggtttgggtagtggcccagctagcaccccttcatcattttggataggagtagcggcatgtgttgccaagatggtggattcaggcacattgttgtaatactttgcaaggtcctcgagaataatcaataaagtggccgtatgcatctcccagatgcagaggccgggggtcatcctccttttctaaaaaaaaactcgTTTCAAGACCTATGAACTTCGAACTATGAAAATTTCTGTTGATTAACTTTGCAAAGCAATACTGGGATTAAGGTGAAATTTCTTCAAACTATACAAAGTATTCTCTTCTATAATGACAACTTTCTTGATTAATCACAAGGACTATGAACTTCGAAGAAAGCTTTTGATGTTGCCATATGAAAATTTATCATGGGACCCTGCTTATTAATTACAGAAGAGAAAATTTTCATCATGCAAGCATTACTAGAATAAAGATTAAGACACATGATTCATAGAGCCTTGTTCGCCAATTTATGCTGAGAATTGATTAATGTAAATCTGCTAATTTCAGGCCTGTCCCAACTGTGCAACAGTGCAAGGATCTCCAGATATGGTGTGGATATAGCTACCGTCCGTGCGGCATGTGTTTAACGTGCTCTCTTGTGTACTAGTATCAAGAACAAGTCTGCTTCTTGCGAGTTGTTTTGACCTGCCCATTATATTTCTTGCCATTCAAGTTTCAGATGGTTCATATCCTATGCAGTTAATTTAGCTTGGCTTGATGGCCTCTCTAGTTCGTACTAAGCTCCACTATGGCTAGTGATCAGGAATAGAATTCTGGCCAAAGCAAATTCCGGAACACTTGTTCTTCTGCTGTCTAGCTAATTGTGTCTGGAATGTTGCTGGTGTTCCTTTTTTTTCGAAAAGAGAGGACATCCCTCGGCCTCTACATTGAGTGATGCACACAAGCTTGCTGGTGTTCCCTTAGGGTTGGGATCAGCACAAAGCCTTGCTTGCTCCTCTGCTTTGAGCGATTCCTGATTTAAGTCTTGTTTATGGTAGGATCGGAAGGGGGTTATGGTCGGGTGCTGCTGCCATTTTTCGGAATCTCTGGAAAACAAGAAATAAGGCTTGTTTCCAAGGAAGTAAGCCTACTAACATGAAGGCGCAGGCTGATAGTGTTGTTCTGTGTGTTGATGTTGGGCTCCGCTGTCATCTGAATTGAACACACTGCTGCTGAATCTGTTTACCTAGCTGCTGCAACTTTTGCTGTTATTTTGCTGCTGTTTCCGTACTTCAGTTAGCTTCTGGCAATGCATAGGGGCTGTTCCCTGCAGCTTCTCAAGACCTGTTAGTATGGTGCAGAGTGGTGTATCCAGAAATGAAACTGGGAGCTCAGGCATATGCCGCCATTTCAACAATCTCTGTGCACATCCTACATAGGTGCTTAGCTATTTACAAATAAGTAGTGTGTTCCTCTGGCCAATGCAgcaagagacacacacacacaccgaactCCTCTCACCGGCCCACAACTACACCTCCGATCAAGGCCTCAAACTATCACACTACACCACAGACGACGTTAAGCAATCCAAAAGGTAGCTATTGGCGCGTGGAGAAACCCTACAGCAGCATCGCCAAATCTAACTCGCTTTCAGCGTGTGACCAGCCTCACACCATCTTGGCCGACAGCGAAGCTATGTCGTCCGCGCATTCGTAGAGCTCTTTCTTCATCTCGGCAGTCGACTGCTCCACAAACTCCTTGTACTCCGCGATGGAATCGATGAGCTTAAGCAGCTCCCTCGCGCACATCTGAGTTTCTTCGTCGGTCTCCCTCAACGCAGCCTGGAGACCCTCTTCAGAGTTCTGCCGAATCACAACATTGATGCAGATAAGTTATCTGATGATGGCCCGTGTTCCATGCTACGGAACTTTGAGAGACAATTTTACCTTTAAAAAAACCTCTGCCTCCTTCTCGATGGTGCTCAGGTGATGTTCCTTTTTCTCTAGCTCGTCTTTCATTTTTCTAGCATCGGCTGCGCAGCGTGAAACGTGGCTTTGGATTTCGCGATCCAGTGAATCCACCTGAGCAGTCATCTGGGTACAGAAACTAAAATGTAAACAGGAACATTACAAATGATAACTAGTTTACTGTTTTATTTTGCACCAAATTATCCACAAGGTTACAGACTAGTTTGTGATTGTGTTGTATGAAACGGGAGTCCAAAATATCTACATTGGTGCAATCTTGACATAGTTTCCCAGGTATATGCGATGACTCATTTTTCAGAAACAACTATACAAGCTAAGCCAGGAGTGATGATCTGTCATATTGACGTAAATACAGAATCCACGTCAACGCCTATGTGTTCATAAATCATTATATGGAGAATAATACACTAAGGCAACACATGCAACACTGCATTCATGAACGAGTAAACATGGCAAAGCTACTATCAGTTCAATGCTTTCAGCTCAAGCATATGCTTGATCAATAAAATATGTTCAGACGTTTACATATCTTGATGAACTATTCAGAATAATTGCATGAAAATGCAAGTAGAGATTAAATCCATGAACTGTTTTACATTTTTTGGAAACTCCAAAGTAAGTTTTTGAATAATGGGGTGTAGCAGCAACTGGTTGCACAAAATCCACTCTTTTCAAACTAAAGGGACTCTTTGGAAAGAAAGAATTTTACAGGAACCATTTTATTTCCCAGGGGAAAAGGGATATATCCCGTATTCTGAACAGAGCTTAAGTGTGTTTGTTTATCACAAGCTAGGCATCTCAACCAGTTTATGCAGCACAAATAAGAACATGTGAAGATATAGCATACCACTTGTAACAGGTTACATGTGAACATCAGTCATTACATTATGTTCAGTATTCACCAAGGCCCTAGACACTCATAGGTGATGGAAGGTCTAATCGCCACATATGCAGGAGGGCTTGGCTAGTTCATAGGCGATGCCTTTCAGGGCATGTACAGTGGTTGAGAAGGCAGCCTTCTCTTAAGCTTCCATCTCATTTAAGATGATAACTTGAACATGCTAGATAATGGGTAATCTCTTTGTGTTATTTTATAGCAAAGTAGTATTTGCATGCCCCTAAAATTGTGCAGTGATAACTAAATAAGGCCAAGATATGGCATCTGACTCAATCGATAAAAATGACTTATCTTAAACGCTAAGAGAACATCTCTTAGTTAAGAAAAGAACCTCTCCCCCCTCTTTTCACTTCTCTCTCTTCCAACTCAGCAATTATCCTACATGGCAGTGGCATTACCAAGAGAAAACTGACATCACCCCACTGTACGTGCCCTCAAAACTGGTTCTCTAGCAGTTGGAACAGATGAGAAATAAAACAAACCACATTACCAGCAGTATAGCAAGTTTTCTACCATAAAATGCAGGTCATCAGAACTTTGTAACTATTGTAACCAATTAATATCTCCATTTCGGAATATATGTAACACATCTCTACCTTTGACAACTGATGTTTATAATTTGGATTGGCAGAGTGAAAACAGTATGATTAGGTTTGCCATGAAAATATTTAGTAAAAGTAGAACCTTATGACTCTTTTCTAACTTATTCATATGAAAACTAACGGTCAAAATTGCACGCCAGACACCATGTCAAAAGTCATAACCCAAAACAACATGTATTGTTGAACTGAGGGAGTATAAGAGAAGGAAGTAAGCCATTGGCCAGTGTTGACTTTAGATTTTCCATAAAAAAAGAGTTCACTTGAGTACTTTTTGCATGATGCACAGCACATAAATAATAATCCAATTATTTTCTAG
It encodes:
- the LOC119303898 gene encoding cysteine proteinase inhibitor-like, with the translated sequence MRKHHRGLGSVAAPALLLLLLLALVLPSTQTQSQKQSARETAAMAAEPARRLAGGIVESPGRENDLYIVGLARFAVSEHNKEANTPLELEKVVRVKEQAVAGRLYYITIQVDEGGAKKLYEAKVLEQLWLDVRKLVEFRPAEGASPNV